CGGTTTTATGGATGATGTCCCTGGAGAATACTTTCATCGCGACCGGAAAACCCATCTCGCAGGCTTTTTGCCCGGCATCTTCAGCCGAAACCGCTACTTGCGTCCGATGAACCGGAATCCCATAGTCAGAAAGCAGGGCCTTTGACTCGATTTCATTTAAAAGGTACTCTTTTTTTGCAAGTGCTTCCTGAATCCTGGCCCGAGCCCGGTCTTGATCGAATTCCATCTTTCCGGGGAGTTTGGCCGGAATCTCCTGAAGCATTTCAAGGTTTGTAGAATATTGGAACAGGTCGATAAACGCCCGAACGGCTCGCTCAGGCGTATCAAAAGTCGGAACGCCGGCGTGATTGAATATTTCCCGTCCTTTCTCGACATCGCGTCCCCCCATCCACGACGTGAAGACCGGATAACGCTTTGCTTTCAACTGGCCGGCAAGAATCTCTGCCACGCCGCCAGGGTCGGTCGTGGCTTGAGGCGTGAGGATGATCAACAGCGCGTTCACTTCAGGAGCCTTTAGACAGACGTCTACAACCTTTTGGTAACGTTCCGGAGAAGCATCTTCTGAAATATCAACCGGATTGGTGCGACTCCATGAGGGAGGCAGGAACTTGTCCAGGCTGCTGATGGTTTCCGCGCGTAACCGGACCGGCTCGAAACCATGATCGCAAAGGGCGTCCACCGCCATAACACCCGGACCGCCGGCGTTGGTGATGATTACCAGGCCGGAGCCTGAAGGCCGCGGCTGTTTGGCCAAAAGTTCCGCACAGTCAAAGAGTTCGTCAAACGTTTTGACCCGAACAATGCCGGCGCGCTTGAAGGCTGCATCATACACCGCATCTTCTCCGGCAAGAGCGCCGGTATGCGTAGCGGCGGCTTCGGCGCCGGCCCGCGTACGGCCCGCCTTCAAGGCGATAATGGGCTTTACCCGTGAAACTGCCCGGGCGGCGCTCATAAAACTCCTGACCCGGTGAATCCTTTCCGCGTACATGACGATACTATTGACTTGCGGATCTCCACCCAAATAATCGATCACATCGGCAAAATCCACATCCAGCATGTCCCCCAGATTCACCACGTAGCTGAAGCCGATTTGCTCCCGGATGGAGAGATCAAGAATCGCCGTACAAATCGCCCCGCTTTGGGAAATGAACGCCATTTTTCCGGGCAGGGGCATATGATTGGCAAAACCGGCATTCAGCTTGGAATGGCTGCAAATGATCCCGAGGCAATCAGGACCGAAGATGCGAAGGCCCGAACGCGTGGCTTCATTTTCAATAACAAGCTCCAGTTCC
This Candidatus Desulfatibia profunda DNA region includes the following protein-coding sequences:
- a CDS encoding CoA-binding protein, with the translated sequence MSAIHLDRMFHPKSVAVVGASQRDGSIGRVVMRNLIDGKFLGEIYPVNPRHKTIWDLPAYPSLLDLKKRVDLAVVATPISLAPQIVKECIEAEVAGAVIISAGAKESGAKGRELELVIENEATRSGLRIFGPDCLGIICSHSKLNAGFANHMPLPGKMAFISQSGAICTAILDLSIREQIGFSYVVNLGDMLDVDFADVIDYLGGDPQVNSIVMYAERIHRVRSFMSAARAVSRVKPIIALKAGRTRAGAEAAATHTGALAGEDAVYDAAFKRAGIVRVKTFDELFDCAELLAKQPRPSGSGLVIITNAGGPGVMAVDALCDHGFEPVRLRAETISSLDKFLPPSWSRTNPVDISEDASPERYQKVVDVCLKAPEVNALLIILTPQATTDPGGVAEILAGQLKAKRYPVFTSWMGGRDVEKGREIFNHAGVPTFDTPERAVRAFIDLFQYSTNLEMLQEIPAKLPGKMEFDQDRARARIQEALAKKEYLLNEIESKALLSDYGIPVHRTQVAVSAEDAGQKACEMGFPVAMKVFSRDIIHKT